Proteins from a single region of Hordeum vulgare subsp. vulgare chromosome 6H, MorexV3_pseudomolecules_assembly, whole genome shotgun sequence:
- the LOC123403564 gene encoding auxin-induced protein 15A-like, with translation MQGDKAEKKGKVKKGWLAVQVGQAEQQGDGFRRFVIPIAYLYHPLFQRLLEAARDTYGYDSAGPLWLPCSVDEFLRLRALVDRETAHSHSSSSHRVHVNAGGHQQHGCSFAPCTRAETTS, from the coding sequence ATGCAAGGGGACAaggcggagaagaaggggaaggtgaagaagGGGTGGCTTGCGGTGCAGGTCGGCCAGGCGGAGCAGCAGGGCGACGGGTTCCGGCGGTTCGTCATCCCCATCGCCTACCTCTACCACCCGCTCTTCCAGCGGCTGCTGGAGGCGGCGCGGGACACGTACGGCTACGATTCGGCCGGCCCGCTCTGGCTGCCCTGCTCCGTCGACGAGTTCCTCCGCCTGCGCGCGCTCGTCGACCGGGAGACGGCGCACTCCCACTCCTCCTCCTCGCACCGCGTGCACGTGAACGCCGGCGGCCACCAGCAGCACGGCTGTTCTTTCGCCCCGTGCACCCGCGCCGAAACCACGTCCTGA